GCTCATCGTCCGGGTCGCGACCCTGCTCGACTACCGCAACCAGGTGCAGCACGTCGCCCTGGCCACGCTCGGCTCGATCGAGGCGGTCGCCGTGGTGGCCGTCGGCGTGCCCGTCGCCGTACTCGCCGCCCGAAGGTTGCGCCAGCTGCCACCGGCCAGCACGGTGTCAGCGGGGTAGCCCGGCCAGCCAGCGCTCCAGCGCCTCGGGGGTGTCGACGAGCAGCACCGGTGGCCCGGACGGGTCGGCGTGCCAGGCCCGCATCCGCCGCCGTTCCCGGGCGTACCCGGTGAGGTGCCAGCGCAGCACGGAGTCCCAGGAGAGCACGCTGCCCAGCGACTCACGGTTGCCGTTGCAGATCTCCTCCCCGGTGCGCAGCCGGCGCATGGTGCGCCGCCACAGTCGACCGAAGGAGAGCCCGCGCGGGTAGTCCAGGCCGA
This DNA window, taken from Micromonospora sp. FIMYZ51, encodes the following:
- a CDS encoding AAA family ATPase, which gives rise to MNAPSRILVYGVHGSGKSTLAEQLAQRLGVPWYPVDDLLWEPGWVEVPVAVQRSRIEAICRRDRWILDGAYHGWRDVPLARADLVIGLDYPRGLSFGRLWRRTMRRLRTGEEICNGNRESLGSVLSWDSVLRWHLTGYARERRRMRAWHADPSGPPVLLVDTPEALERWLAGLPR